Proteins encoded by one window of Cylindrospermum stagnale PCC 7417:
- a CDS encoding type II toxin-antitoxin system RelE family toxin has product MYSVKLSPDAEEFYAGVDKSLAKKIARCFEILEKEPRNYPNIKPLRGELSGYYRYRVGDYRVIYEIDDELNQVTIIFIEHRSRVYD; this is encoded by the coding sequence ATGTATAGCGTAAAACTATCGCCCGATGCAGAAGAATTTTATGCCGGCGTTGATAAATCATTAGCCAAGAAGATAGCTAGATGTTTTGAAATATTAGAAAAAGAACCTCGCAATTATCCTAATATAAAACCTTTGAGAGGTGAGTTATCAGGTTATTATCGTTATCGTGTAGGTGACTATCGAGTAATTTATGAAATTGACGATGAACTCAACCAAGTGACGATTATTTTTATTGAACATCGAAGTAGAGTTTATGACTAA
- the rpsB gene encoding 30S ribosomal protein S2, translating to MPVVSLAQMMESGVHFGHQTRRWNPKMSPYIYTSRNGVHIIDLVQTAQLMDAAYNYMRSQSEQGKKFLFVGTKRQAAGIIAQEASRCGSHYINQRWLGGMLTNWATIKTRADRLKDLERREETGALDLLPKKEASMLRREMAKLQKYLGGIKTMRKVPDVVVIVDQRREYNAVQECQKLGIPIVSMLDTNCDPDVVDIPIPANDDAIRSIKLIVGKLADAIYEGRHGQLEGEEDYEEYEGDEYDYEETEYTDALIPDGEEEEEA from the coding sequence ATGCCAGTTGTTTCATTGGCTCAAATGATGGAGTCAGGGGTTCACTTTGGGCACCAAACCCGACGTTGGAACCCGAAGATGTCCCCCTACATCTACACTTCCCGCAATGGTGTACACATCATCGACTTGGTGCAAACTGCCCAATTGATGGATGCGGCGTATAACTATATGCGATCGCAATCAGAACAGGGTAAGAAATTCCTGTTCGTTGGCACTAAGCGCCAAGCAGCCGGAATTATCGCTCAAGAAGCCAGCCGTTGTGGTTCTCACTACATTAACCAACGTTGGTTAGGCGGAATGCTGACCAACTGGGCGACCATCAAAACCAGAGCAGACAGGCTGAAAGATTTGGAACGCCGCGAAGAAACCGGCGCCCTAGACTTATTGCCGAAAAAAGAAGCTTCGATGCTGCGTCGGGAGATGGCAAAGCTACAGAAATACTTGGGCGGCATTAAAACCATGCGGAAAGTGCCCGATGTCGTGGTGATTGTAGACCAACGGCGCGAGTACAACGCAGTTCAAGAATGCCAAAAACTGGGAATTCCGATTGTATCTATGTTAGATACAAACTGTGACCCAGATGTAGTTGATATTCCCATCCCAGCTAATGATGATGCCATTAGGTCAATTAAGCTGATTGTCGGCAAATTGGCGGATGCCATTTATGAAGGCCGTCACGGTCAGCTGGAAGGCGAAGAAGATTACGAAGAATACGAAGGCGATGAGTACGACTACGAAGAAACGGAGTATACTGACGCGCTGATTCCCGACGGCGAAGAAGAAGAAGAAGCATAA
- the tsf gene encoding translation elongation factor Ts, with translation MAEISAKLVQELRRKTGAGMMDCKKALKENDGDIEKAGDWLRQKGIASAGKKSDRIAAEGLVDTYIKPGGQVGVLIEINCQTDFVARNDAFKALVKSLAKQAATADSVESLLAQPYIENASVTVDEAIKQVIATLGENIQVRRFVNFAIAKGTSGIVESYIHTGGRVGVLIELNSQTDSAAVNEEFQTLARNTAMQVAACPNVEYVSLDQIPAEVAQKEKDIEMGRDDLANKPENIKEKIVQGRIDKRLKELTLLDQPYIRDQSISVEDLVKQVKNQIGEDIQVRRFTRFVLGEGIEKQEISFADEVAAQMGTK, from the coding sequence ATGGCGGAAATATCTGCAAAACTCGTCCAAGAGCTACGCCGAAAAACTGGTGCTGGCATGATGGACTGCAAAAAAGCGCTGAAAGAAAATGACGGCGATATAGAAAAAGCCGGAGATTGGCTACGACAAAAGGGCATCGCTTCGGCAGGTAAAAAAAGCGATCGCATTGCGGCAGAAGGTCTAGTGGATACCTACATTAAGCCAGGTGGCCAGGTGGGTGTACTCATAGAAATCAACTGCCAAACCGATTTCGTTGCCCGGAATGATGCTTTTAAAGCTTTAGTTAAGAGCCTAGCCAAGCAAGCTGCAACGGCTGATAGTGTGGAGTCTTTACTGGCTCAACCCTATATTGAAAATGCCAGCGTTACCGTAGACGAAGCGATTAAGCAAGTTATTGCTACCCTGGGAGAAAATATTCAGGTGCGGCGCTTTGTCAATTTTGCGATCGCAAAAGGCACATCAGGTATAGTAGAAAGCTACATTCACACTGGCGGTCGAGTTGGTGTATTGATAGAACTGAACTCTCAAACTGATTCAGCAGCTGTTAACGAAGAGTTCCAAACCTTGGCACGGAACACGGCGATGCAAGTTGCGGCTTGTCCAAATGTCGAGTATGTGAGCTTAGACCAAATCCCTGCCGAAGTAGCCCAAAAAGAAAAAGATATTGAAATGGGCCGGGATGATTTGGCAAATAAGCCAGAAAACATCAAGGAAAAGATTGTTCAGGGGCGGATTGATAAACGCCTGAAAGAGTTGACTCTGCTAGATCAACCTTACATCCGCGATCAAAGTATCTCGGTAGAAGACTTGGTGAAGCAAGTGAAGAATCAAATAGGCGAAGACATCCAAGTGCGCCGCTTTACGCGCTTTGTGCTAGGTGAAGGCATTGAAAAGCAAGAAATTAGTTTTGCTGACGAAGTTGCTGCACAAATGGGTACTAAGTAA
- the recG gene encoding ATP-dependent DNA helicase RecG: MTNDTPDWIRLHKALAIEAEHGFTDLVGRQYRFGEFLSLTFGKFPTALPPNERRRWQELAVQFADYPNLGVEERQHLVADARRYLYELQKEQDEPGSRGAEEQGRTYQSKTPISKIIPDISPRLAPKIDQKISELPEIGIKKAENLARLGLSTVRDLLFYYPRDHIDYARQVNIRELQGGETVTIIATVKRCNFFTSPKNKKLSILELILKDNTGEIKVGRFYAGARFSSRGWQESLKRRYPVGSVVAACGLVKGSKYGLTLDNPELEVLANPGDPIDSLTIGRVVPIYALTEGVMANMVRQAVIAALPAAAQMKDPLPSGLREKYGLMELKNAIANIHFPEDSDTLKVARRRLVFDEFFYLQLGLLQRQQQARQIQTSAILAPKGQLLEKFNEILPFQLTGAQQRVINDILNDLQKSTPMNRLVQGDVGSGKTVVAVVAILAAIQSGYQAALMAPTEVLAEQHYRKLVSWFNLLHLPVELLTGSTKVVKRRQIHSQLETGELPLLVGTHALIQDPVNFQQLGLVVIDEQHRFGVQQRAKLQQKGEQPHVLTMTATPIPRTLALTVHGDLDVSQIDELPPGRQKIQTTVLSGQQRPQAYDLMRREVAQGKQIYVVLPLVEESEKLDLRSAVEEHQKLQESIFPDFQVGLLHGRMSSAEKDESITKFRDNETQILVSTTVVEVGVDVPNATVMLIENAERFGLSQLHQLRGRVGRGAAQSYCLLMSSSRSPEAQQRLKVLEQSQDGFFISEMDMRFRGPGEVLGTRQSGVADFTLASLVEDEEVLILARQAAEKVIETDATLERWYLMKEELKYRYERLMGGAILT; this comes from the coding sequence ATGACCAATGACACACCCGATTGGATAAGATTGCACAAAGCCTTGGCAATAGAGGCTGAACATGGCTTTACAGATTTGGTGGGTAGGCAATACCGCTTCGGTGAGTTTCTCAGCTTGACTTTTGGTAAATTCCCCACAGCCTTACCCCCAAATGAACGCCGTCGCTGGCAAGAACTAGCGGTGCAATTTGCTGACTATCCAAATTTGGGTGTGGAAGAGAGACAACATTTAGTAGCAGATGCTCGTAGATATCTCTACGAACTGCAAAAAGAGCAGGATGAGCCAGGAAGTAGAGGAGCAGAGGAGCAGGGGAGAACTTATCAATCCAAAACCCCAATATCCAAAATTATTCCTGATATCAGTCCAAGGCTTGCCCCGAAAATAGACCAAAAAATCAGCGAATTGCCAGAAATAGGCATCAAAAAAGCGGAGAATTTGGCGCGTTTGGGTCTATCTACTGTGCGTGATTTGCTGTTCTACTATCCCCGCGACCACATTGATTATGCGCGTCAGGTGAATATCCGTGAGTTGCAGGGGGGTGAAACAGTAACAATAATAGCGACGGTGAAGCGTTGTAACTTTTTTACTAGCCCTAAGAATAAGAAATTATCAATTTTAGAATTGATCCTGAAAGATAACACAGGGGAAATCAAAGTTGGGCGTTTTTACGCAGGGGCGCGTTTTAGCAGTCGTGGTTGGCAGGAAAGTTTAAAACGCCGTTATCCGGTAGGTAGCGTGGTGGCGGCTTGTGGGTTGGTGAAAGGAAGTAAATATGGCTTGACGTTGGATAACCCAGAATTAGAAGTTTTGGCAAATCCAGGAGATCCGATTGATTCGCTGACTATTGGGCGGGTAGTGCCGATTTATGCTCTGACTGAGGGTGTGATGGCGAATATGGTACGACAGGCGGTAATTGCTGCTTTACCTGCTGCGGCGCAAATGAAAGATCCTCTACCCAGTGGTTTGCGAGAAAAGTATGGTTTGATGGAATTGAAGAATGCGATCGCTAACATCCATTTTCCCGAAGATAGCGACACCCTGAAAGTTGCCCGTCGTCGCCTCGTATTTGACGAATTTTTCTATCTGCAACTTGGTTTACTGCAACGACAGCAGCAAGCGCGACAAATTCAAACCAGCGCTATCCTCGCCCCCAAAGGTCAGCTATTAGAAAAATTCAACGAAATCTTGCCTTTTCAACTCACCGGCGCCCAGCAAAGAGTCATCAATGATATCCTCAACGATTTGCAAAAATCTACACCGATGAATCGTTTGGTGCAGGGGGATGTGGGTTCGGGTAAAACCGTCGTCGCTGTAGTAGCTATCCTCGCCGCAATTCAATCTGGCTACCAAGCGGCATTGATGGCACCCACTGAAGTTTTAGCAGAACAGCATTATCGTAAATTAGTTAGCTGGTTTAACTTGTTGCATTTACCCGTGGAATTGCTGACAGGTTCTACTAAAGTTGTCAAAAGGCGACAAATTCATTCCCAGTTAGAAACGGGTGAATTACCCCTATTAGTGGGAACTCATGCTTTGATTCAAGACCCCGTCAACTTCCAGCAACTGGGGTTAGTGGTGATTGATGAACAGCATCGCTTTGGGGTACAACAACGGGCGAAGTTGCAGCAAAAAGGCGAGCAACCCCATGTATTAACTATGACCGCCACACCCATTCCCCGGACATTAGCATTAACGGTACATGGTGACTTGGATGTGAGCCAAATTGATGAGTTACCACCAGGACGACAAAAAATTCAGACAACGGTTTTATCGGGTCAGCAACGTCCCCAGGCTTACGATTTGATGCGTCGGGAAGTTGCCCAAGGTAAGCAAATTTACGTTGTTTTGCCCTTGGTGGAAGAATCAGAAAAACTCGATTTGCGATCGGCTGTAGAGGAACATCAAAAGTTACAAGAAAGCATTTTCCCTGACTTTCAAGTGGGGCTGTTGCACGGTCGCATGAGTTCAGCCGAAAAGGATGAATCGATTACCAAATTCCGCGATAACGAAACACAGATTTTAGTTTCTACCACTGTGGTTGAGGTAGGCGTGGACGTACCTAACGCCACTGTAATGCTCATAGAAAATGCAGAGAGATTCGGTTTATCACAACTGCACCAATTACGGGGACGTGTCGGTCGGGGTGCAGCACAGTCCTACTGTTTGCTGATGAGCAGTTCTCGAAGTCCCGAAGCGCAACAAAGGCTGAAGGTGTTGGAACAGTCCCAAGATGGCTTTTTCATCTCGGAGATGGATATGCGTTTTCGTGGACCTGGGGAAGTGCTGGGAACTCGCCAATCAGGAGTAGCAGATTTTACCTTAGCAAGTTTGGTGGAAGATGAGGAAGTATTAATTTTAGCCCGTCAAGCAGCAGAGAAGGTGATAGAAACAGATGCAACTTTAGAGCGTTGGTATTTGATGAAAGAAGAATTGAAATATCGGTATGAGCGGTTGATGGGTGGAGCAATTTTAACATAA
- a CDS encoding KGGVGR-motif variant AAA ATPase: MNELKLFTWLDIRRKIRHETNYGTNLPTGIVKIRCYSDALEIYLHTEENRDRAVIALKEWFKDWYQEEESVIQFDIGDATLPVEFISGEEAYITDIEVRPFWEEIAYLKSDLETETVIENPVKLPEPYTKKPSLIAFYSFKGGVGRTLNLAAHLFALLDRAKELSESITILVIDADLEAPGLTYWNAFEKQQPFVSFINFLEVYHYPTIEREEALSLFAGEVKKSAKNESAKNEVKLTTYFLPACLKDEQLLDTPILPEHLVRSPDGTWEYADAIYKLGQVVDADYVFIDLRAGLSEISSPIIFDPRIQRFLVTTINDQSIKGTSLVLKQIGKVAPLEASVKDKIYYDPSIIVSMLKEEFKKLPAFDDALVELISAYVQSQEDTLNGRRLEIKEAYFAEELLYVNNWEDARSKLNATSVMKIAREWAKGELIPTSCEESRLSDTEEADILAEVRQLRDVSRLYEYAENGEGEDLLVTEPLKNLATNYKEQLPCVVSIGAKGAGKTFNYVQLSRFKYWESFLHTIDTTSTPSELKTYIFPLLQSGNLHDKAKNLTNEARSNVREALNENLSEFSPEGFKTKIQKALSNTDWAEPEWTEFWIKEISIATGINSEEGSVNNLSLINRELKKKNLRIIFLFDGLENILSEISSKPEQRKALRALIQNVPEQLSEIRQSNLGLIIFLRRDFLRYTITQDLKQFENLYRPYDLSWDQDSFLRLVYWICSKANVVCANKDIDSLSENKLTEELQKLWGRKLGTDKSNEAYTYSWIFAALTDFNNRLQARDVVRLLYHAADITVDNSQELQFVKWSASRLLPPQAIRRAIEPCSRKKVDEAKEEYPTFRRWVDETLPTFTPEQKKIPFAVEELGMEQETVRMLEEMGVIYEDKEKEDTARFYMPEIFREGLGFTLASRARPRVLVLKRKALRKGIL, encoded by the coding sequence ATGAATGAACTAAAATTATTCACTTGGCTCGATATTAGAAGAAAAATTCGGCACGAAACTAACTACGGTACTAATCTACCAACAGGAATAGTAAAAATTCGCTGTTATTCAGATGCTTTAGAAATATACCTTCATACTGAAGAAAATAGAGATCGCGCTGTTATTGCTTTAAAGGAATGGTTCAAAGATTGGTATCAGGAAGAAGAATCTGTTATTCAGTTTGATATTGGTGATGCTACATTACCTGTAGAATTTATCAGTGGAGAAGAAGCTTACATAACTGATATTGAGGTACGTCCTTTTTGGGAAGAAATTGCTTATCTAAAAAGTGACTTGGAAACAGAAACCGTAATAGAAAACCCAGTTAAGCTACCAGAACCATATACTAAAAAACCTAGTTTAATAGCTTTTTATTCTTTTAAAGGTGGTGTAGGGAGGACATTAAATTTAGCAGCCCATCTTTTTGCTTTGCTAGATAGAGCTAAAGAGTTAAGTGAGTCTATAACTATCTTGGTAATTGATGCTGATTTAGAAGCTCCTGGTCTTACCTATTGGAATGCTTTTGAAAAACAACAACCATTTGTTTCTTTTATTAATTTTTTAGAAGTTTACCACTATCCTACTATTGAAAGAGAAGAAGCACTTTCATTATTTGCAGGTGAAGTTAAAAAATCAGCTAAAAATGAGTCAGCTAAAAATGAGGTAAAATTAACAACTTATTTCTTACCTGCCTGTCTTAAAGATGAACAGCTACTAGATACACCTATTCTACCTGAACATTTGGTTAGAAGTCCAGATGGAACTTGGGAATATGCCGATGCTATCTATAAATTAGGTCAAGTTGTTGATGCAGATTATGTTTTTATTGATTTGAGAGCAGGCTTAAGTGAAATATCCAGTCCAATAATTTTTGATCCAAGAATCCAGCGGTTTCTAGTTACAACAATTAATGATCAATCTATTAAAGGCACGAGTCTTGTTTTAAAACAAATTGGTAAAGTTGCACCGTTAGAAGCAAGTGTAAAAGATAAAATTTACTATGATCCATCAATAATAGTTAGTATGTTAAAAGAAGAATTTAAAAAATTACCAGCATTTGATGATGCCTTGGTAGAATTAATATCTGCTTATGTCCAATCACAAGAAGATACGCTAAATGGGCGAAGATTGGAGATAAAAGAAGCTTATTTTGCGGAAGAATTACTTTATGTAAATAACTGGGAAGATGCACGCTCAAAATTAAATGCAACTTCAGTAATGAAAATTGCTAGAGAGTGGGCTAAGGGTGAGTTAATACCTACGTCCTGTGAGGAATCAAGGTTAAGTGACACAGAAGAAGCGGATATACTTGCAGAAGTTCGCCAACTTAGGGATGTAAGTCGGCTTTATGAATATGCTGAAAATGGAGAAGGGGAAGATTTATTAGTAACAGAACCATTGAAAAACTTAGCAACTAATTACAAAGAGCAATTACCTTGTGTAGTATCGATTGGAGCCAAAGGAGCAGGCAAAACTTTTAATTATGTTCAGTTGTCACGGTTTAAATATTGGGAATCATTTTTGCATACAATTGACACTACATCGACACCATCAGAATTAAAAACCTATATATTTCCTCTGCTTCAATCAGGCAACCTTCACGACAAAGCTAAGAACTTAACTAATGAAGCCAGAAGCAACGTCAGAGAAGCTTTAAACGAAAATTTATCTGAATTTTCACCTGAAGGCTTCAAGACTAAAATTCAAAAAGCTTTATCGAATACGGATTGGGCAGAACCAGAATGGACAGAATTTTGGATTAAAGAGATATCAATAGCTACAGGTATTAACAGTGAAGAGGGAAGTGTCAATAATCTGAGCCTAATAAATCGTGAATTAAAAAAGAAAAATTTACGAATAATCTTTCTTTTTGATGGATTGGAAAATATTTTATCTGAGATTTCTTCTAAACCAGAACAAAGAAAAGCTTTAAGAGCTTTGATTCAGAATGTACCAGAGCAGTTATCTGAAATACGGCAATCTAATCTTGGTTTAATAATTTTTCTTCGTCGTGACTTTCTGCGTTATACAATTACTCAAGACTTGAAACAGTTTGAAAACCTTTACCGTCCTTACGATTTATCCTGGGATCAAGATTCTTTTTTGAGGCTGGTTTATTGGATTTGTAGCAAAGCAAACGTAGTATGTGCAAACAAAGATATTGACAGTTTAAGCGAAAACAAGCTTACAGAAGAACTACAGAAATTGTGGGGCAGAAAACTCGGTACAGATAAATCTAATGAAGCCTACACTTATTCTTGGATATTTGCGGCGTTGACAGATTTTAATAACAGACTTCAAGCGAGAGATGTTGTCCGTCTTTTATACCATGCGGCTGATATAACGGTAGATAATTCTCAGGAACTACAATTTGTAAAGTGGTCTGCAAGCAGACTTTTGCCCCCTCAAGCTATCCGTCGAGCAATTGAGCCATGTAGTAGGAAGAAAGTAGACGAAGCCAAAGAGGAATATCCAACATTTAGAAGATGGGTTGATGAAACTCTTCCTACCTTTACCCCTGAACAAAAGAAAATTCCTTTTGCTGTCGAAGAGTTGGGTATGGAGCAGGAAACGGTGAGAATGTTAGAAGAGATGGGGGTCATTTACGAAGATAAAGAAAAGGAAGATACTGCACGTTTTTATATGCCAGAAATCTTTCGTGAAGGTCTAGGATTTACATTAGCTAGCAGAGCGCGACCTCGTGTACTGGTGTTAAAGCGTAAGGCATTAAGGAAAGGAATCTTGTAA
- a CDS encoding tellurite resistance TerB family protein: MTKYEKIFNSQEASEESLSPEEAVAAIAVITALAESTVDEVEAERLVINLWEFEVFEEYSEDEIAEIVDRLLGIAEDEGLGALFNTASASLSDEIVLDGFAAGVIMVLDEEKLIIPKQKQPYLKKLQTALELEDGEAEEIIQEVIAAFQEAENEEYADDEDETLIIEDFSQQVYESPLGNFTVPIPVDAEQGGRVQSQEGVVGFSDDFGTLLRIDYYPLPPEQLEEMESTGQEEYLQSILIEKYVPQAIFAHVPGAEVKHTEYLEETWEGSYYALVDMPKGSTISKQENNGTAIRLDAYRGLLALINGEFLYIVSSQRSFFNGDTPGTLEEEAEEIKVNILNFLETIEFN, encoded by the coding sequence ATGACAAAGTACGAAAAAATCTTTAACTCACAAGAAGCCTCAGAAGAATCACTGAGTCCAGAAGAAGCCGTAGCTGCGATCGCAGTCATCACTGCACTTGCCGAGTCTACCGTTGATGAAGTAGAAGCAGAACGCTTAGTGATTAACCTGTGGGAATTCGAGGTTTTTGAGGAATATTCAGAAGATGAAATTGCCGAAATAGTCGATAGACTCTTAGGCATTGCCGAAGATGAGGGACTTGGGGCCCTGTTTAATACCGCCAGTGCCAGCCTCTCCGATGAAATCGTACTCGATGGTTTTGCCGCTGGGGTAATCATGGTTTTAGACGAAGAAAAACTGATTATCCCCAAACAAAAACAGCCTTACCTCAAAAAACTACAAACAGCATTGGAACTTGAAGATGGAGAAGCAGAGGAAATTATCCAAGAGGTAATTGCCGCCTTTCAAGAAGCAGAAAATGAAGAATATGCAGATGACGAAGATGAAACCTTAATCATCGAAGACTTTAGTCAACAGGTATATGAGTCACCCTTGGGGAATTTTACAGTACCGATCCCGGTTGATGCTGAACAAGGAGGTAGGGTTCAAAGTCAAGAAGGCGTAGTCGGCTTTTCTGATGACTTCGGCACTTTGCTGAGAATTGATTATTATCCTCTCCCCCCAGAACAGTTAGAGGAAATGGAGTCTACTGGACAAGAAGAATATCTCCAATCAATTCTCATAGAAAAATATGTACCCCAGGCGATTTTTGCCCATGTACCAGGCGCTGAGGTAAAGCATACTGAATATCTGGAAGAAACTTGGGAGGGGTCTTACTATGCCTTAGTTGATATGCCGAAAGGTTCGACAATCTCCAAGCAAGAAAATAACGGAACTGCCATCAGATTAGATGCCTACCGAGGGCTGCTGGCCTTAATTAATGGGGAATTTTTGTATATAGTTAGCAGCCAGCGCAGCTTTTTTAATGGCGATACTCCCGGTACTCTTGAAGAAGAAGCCGAAGAAATCAAGGTAAATATTTTAAACTTTTTGGAGACTATAGAGTTTAATTAG
- a CDS encoding DUF3891 family protein: MIVNATQNGWEIIYHRAHALLAAQLAGQWRRADAPARLYETLAAISHHDDLEKEWEEYLLTDAGAPRDFTLNQDKDGDIQKVADLARNARYRGRWVALLISMHISRLNEPTRGRSSEIDKVLDEQLENQQRWREELGIEKEEVDAAYAFMQWCDRLSLILCQQELPADERFLEISKGPDGQRYDIIQRRDRLVSVEPWPFQDDQFTVNVEACNLEQVKFNDNAELTQALQDAPIKVLEWTFVKS, encoded by the coding sequence GTGATTGTTAATGCCACACAAAATGGTTGGGAAATCATTTATCATCGCGCCCACGCTTTGCTTGCAGCTCAACTAGCAGGACAGTGGCGGCGTGCAGATGCGCCAGCACGTTTATATGAAACCCTAGCGGCAATTTCCCATCATGATGACTTGGAAAAAGAGTGGGAGGAGTACCTTCTGACAGATGCTGGTGCCCCACGTGATTTTACCCTAAACCAAGACAAAGATGGTGATATCCAAAAAGTGGCAGATTTGGCGAGAAATGCTCGCTATCGGGGACGGTGGGTGGCTTTATTAATTTCTATGCACATCAGCCGTTTAAATGAGCCAACACGCGGTAGGTCTTCCGAAATAGACAAAGTTCTTGATGAGCAGCTAGAAAACCAGCAACGTTGGCGTGAGGAATTGGGTATTGAGAAGGAGGAGGTAGATGCAGCTTATGCGTTTATGCAATGGTGCGATCGCCTTTCGCTGATCCTCTGTCAGCAAGAACTACCTGCTGATGAGCGGTTTCTAGAAATTAGCAAGGGTCCCGACGGTCAGCGATATGACATTATCCAGCGTCGCGATCGCTTGGTCTCTGTTGAACCTTGGCCCTTTCAGGATGATCAATTCACAGTCAATGTCGAAGCCTGCAACCTGGAACAGGTTAAATTTAACGACAATGCTGAACTTACTCAAGCACTTCAGGACGCTCCCATCAAAGTGCTGGAGTGGACGTTTGTTAAGAGTTAG